The sequence GATGTCTCAGTCTCCCTCTgagttctctcccttccccacacagTTGGCCTGCCAGAAGAGGCCCTCGGGACACCTTgtgtctgtgctcagtggggctGAGGCATCCTTTGTGGCCTCCCTGATCAAGAACAGTGCGAACACCTACTCAAATATCTGGATTGGGCTCCATGACCCCACAGAGGTATGAACTCATCTTCTCTTTGTAACTCTCAGGCTGCTATTACCCCCAGGCCCACTCCCTGTCCCGTGTGCCTGTCCCTAAAGAGCCCTGGAGCTCAGAGGTCatgaggggaaagggaaggcttTGCATCAACTCAGCAGCTGAGTTCTGTGCAAATCCCTTGTCTCTAGCTGAAGTTGATCTGCCTCCTGTCACACTTGTACACAATTTGCACGTGAGGCCTTATACTTCAGTTTTCTGAACTTCACAGAGGCTGCACATGTTGTGTTGCGGGAATCCTATGTGAAGATAGGatccatttttcttctatataACAGCACTGTCTTTGGGGTTCAGGGGGTAACTACAAATGCACCACTAATTGCTGTTCAGCCAGGAACGTGTTATTCTGGGTGGTTCTGTAGGTCTTTGTCACTATTGGTTTGGGAATCTGCCAATAAGAGCAGAGAGTTAGGAAGAGTTTCTCAGAGGAGAGCTCTGGGTCCAGGGCAGCAGCTAGATGAGAGAGCAAATTTGGAGATGCTGGGGAGGGGTTCATGCCAGGAGAACTCTGATGGCCATTCAGCCTCACCAGATTTTATCTTCTGTAGGGCTATGAGCCCAATGCAGGTGGATGGGAGTGGAGTAGTGGTGATCTGCTGAATTACCTTGCCTGGGAGAAAGACCCCTCCACTATTGCAAACCCTGGCTATTGTGGGAGTGTGTCAAGTAACACAGGTAAGTAACAGAGGAGCTACTTCCTGCCCAGAATTTTCCATCCTCTTTCCCCCATTTCTCGGCATGACCTTCAGAGGATCCTTCTGAGCAAGAAATGTAGTATTGGTTTGCCTTCCCACATTCCctttcatctctcctttctttgaGTCTCCTTCCTCTGGTGGATACTGGGCAGGATGAGAGAGAGGCTTTGGATCCTAGGCCAGAATCTGGGATGCCTCTCCCTTGGGTTCAAGAGCTCCACTAGCTACATCTACCTGAGCTCTTTTTTCTCTCTAGGATATCTGAGATGGAAAGATTACAGCTGCGCTTCAGGGCTACCCTATATCTGCAAGTTCAAGGACTAGGTCTGAGGAGACATCAGGAACCCGGGTTTTGTATGCAGCTCGTCATGGACTTGAGACCAAGTGTGAAGACCCAGTCTGGAAGGGAATAATCTCAAACCTGACCACTTCATTCTGAACTGTCTTCCTCCCTGCTCATTTATCTTCATGTTCTTGTGGTGTATTACATGGCCTGGGATCTGAGAATGCAATAATAAATACTTCATTCCATTTCATGTGCTTTTGTGCTCCTATCTCATAGCTAGACTCTGAAGAAGAACCAGGTGCGGGAGGAATTCTGGGACTTGCCCCGGTCCTATGTTATCCATTCCCCCAGGAAAACACTTAAATGTATATCCCGGCAGTGTGTTTTTGATCAGTACATAGTCTCTGTTCATTCACATGTGTTGTGTACAGAAAAGACACGGCTGTCCCACACACTCTATTGCACATTACTCTTATTTGT comes from Mustela nigripes isolate SB6536 chromosome 7, MUSNIG.SB6536, whole genome shotgun sequence and encodes:
- the LOC132022496 gene encoding lithostathine-like isoform X1, with translation MMLPPTALHSMSWMLLSCLMFLAQVQGEDSQNDVPASRISCPKGSKIYASHCYAFFMSPKSWVDADLACQKRPSGHLVSVLSGAEASFVASLIKNSANTYSNIWIGLHDPTEGYEPNAGGWEWSSGDLLNYLAWEKDPSTIANPGYCGSVSSNTGYLRWKDYSCASGLPYICKFKD